A DNA window from Amycolatopsis sp. DSM 110486 contains the following coding sequences:
- a CDS encoding YlxR family protein produces MKVEALDSSLVQGPPRVRGDTTDLQRHRHFPVRTCVGCRQRVLIGELLRVVAVAGRLVVDERRRLPGRGAWLHPAPGCLVKAERKRAFPRALRAQGALDAAGLREHAAFAAPTTEIGSGTHPEPQWNKEAGRPVMSQP; encoded by the coding sequence GTGAAGGTCGAAGCGCTAGACTCATCACTGGTTCAGGGTCCGCCGCGGGTGCGTGGCGACACGACCGACCTCCAGCGCCACCGGCACTTCCCGGTACGCACGTGCGTTGGTTGCCGGCAGCGGGTCCTGATCGGTGAGCTGCTGCGAGTGGTCGCGGTGGCCGGACGGCTGGTCGTCGACGAACGTCGGCGGCTGCCGGGGCGGGGTGCGTGGCTGCACCCGGCACCGGGTTGTCTGGTCAAGGCCGAGCGGAAGCGGGCGTTCCCACGGGCACTTCGGGCCCAGGGCGCGCTCGACGCCGCGGGGCTGCGCGAGCATGCGGCATTCGCAGCGCCCACCACGGAGATCGGCTCCGGGACCCACCCGGAACCGCAGTGGAACAAGGAAGCAGGTCGACCCGTCATGAGTCAGCCGTGA
- the nusA gene encoding transcription termination factor NusA, with product MNVDIAALRAIERDKDIPFDTVIEAIETALLTAYKHTEGHQSHARIDIDKKTGLVRVLAHTLTPEGEVDEEWDDTPEGFGRIAATTARQVILQRLRDAEHEKTFGEFSAKEGEIVAGVVQRDARANARGMVVVQVGDTEGILPSGEQVAGESYEHGTRIKAFVVGVSRSNRGPQIMLSRTHPNLVRKLFALEVPEIADGTVEIAAVARESGHRTKIAVRSTVPGVNAKGACIGPMGARVRNVMSELAGEKIDIIDYSEDPARFVGNALSPAKVVSVRVVDERAKTARVVVPDFQLSLAIGKEGQNARLAARLTGWRIDIRSDAAPVDPAGDQDHAGQARPAATTGSAE from the coding sequence GTGAACGTGGACATCGCCGCGCTGCGGGCGATCGAACGGGACAAGGACATCCCCTTCGACACGGTGATCGAGGCCATCGAGACGGCCCTGCTCACCGCCTACAAGCACACCGAGGGGCACCAGTCCCACGCTCGTATCGACATCGACAAGAAGACCGGCCTCGTCCGCGTCCTCGCGCACACCCTCACCCCCGAGGGCGAGGTCGACGAGGAGTGGGACGACACGCCGGAGGGCTTCGGCCGGATCGCCGCGACGACCGCCCGCCAGGTCATCCTGCAGCGGCTGCGCGACGCCGAGCACGAGAAGACCTTCGGCGAGTTCTCCGCCAAGGAGGGCGAGATCGTGGCCGGCGTGGTGCAGCGCGACGCGCGCGCCAACGCCCGCGGCATGGTCGTGGTCCAGGTCGGCGACACCGAGGGGATCCTGCCCTCGGGTGAGCAGGTCGCGGGGGAGTCCTACGAGCACGGCACGCGCATCAAGGCGTTCGTGGTCGGGGTCTCGCGGAGCAACCGCGGGCCGCAGATCATGCTCTCGCGCACGCACCCGAACCTGGTGCGCAAGCTCTTCGCGCTCGAGGTGCCCGAGATCGCCGACGGCACCGTCGAGATCGCCGCCGTGGCGCGCGAATCGGGGCACCGCACCAAGATCGCGGTGCGCTCCACCGTGCCCGGGGTGAACGCCAAGGGTGCCTGCATCGGCCCGATGGGCGCGCGCGTGCGCAACGTGATGAGCGAGCTGGCCGGCGAGAAGATCGACATCATCGACTACTCGGAGGATCCGGCCCGCTTCGTGGGGAATGCATTGTCCCCGGCGAAGGTTGTTTCGGTACGTGTCGTGGACGAGCGGGCGAAGACGGCTCGCGTCGTCGTGCCCGATTTCCAGCTCTCCCTCGCCATCGGCAAGGAGGGCCAGAACGCGCGGCTCGCGGCCCGGCTCACGGGCTGGCGCATCGACATCCGCAGCGACGCCGCACCCGTCGATCCGGCAGGTGATCAAGACCACGCCGGACAGGCGCGGCCCGCCGCGACAACCGGTTCGGCTGAGTGA
- the rimP gene encoding ribosome maturation factor RimP: MPNELASRLQPIVAEAVTVAGFDLDSFEVQQAGRKQLVKVVVDSDDGVGLDEIAEISRKVSAALDENEHVLASAYTLEVTSPGLDRPLAQPRHWRRAKFRLVRITPAEGAEFVARVGHAGEESVTVLFEDRLKDVHYKSVAKAVVEIEFKQPPVDELKLLEEDASGKRSTPAGQTEAKEEPK, encoded by the coding sequence GTGCCCAACGAACTCGCCAGCCGGCTTCAGCCGATAGTGGCCGAAGCCGTCACCGTCGCGGGTTTCGACCTCGACTCGTTCGAGGTGCAGCAGGCCGGCCGCAAGCAGCTGGTCAAGGTCGTCGTCGACTCCGACGACGGTGTCGGGCTGGACGAGATCGCCGAGATCAGCCGCAAGGTGTCGGCGGCGCTCGACGAGAACGAGCACGTGCTCGCGAGCGCCTACACCCTCGAGGTCACCTCGCCGGGGCTGGACCGGCCGCTCGCGCAGCCGCGCCACTGGCGGCGCGCGAAGTTCCGCCTCGTCCGCATCACGCCCGCGGAAGGTGCGGAGTTCGTCGCGCGGGTGGGCCACGCCGGCGAGGAGAGCGTGACCGTGCTCTTCGAGGACCGGCTGAAAGACGTGCACTACAAGTCGGTGGCGAAGGCCGTGGTGGAGATCGAGTTCAAGCAACCACCCGTCGACGAGCTCAAACTGTTGGAAGAAGACGCGTCCGGCAAGCGCAGCACCCCTGCCGGCCAGACGGAAGCGAAGGAGGAGCCGAAGTGA
- a CDS encoding ferritin-like domain-containing protein — translation MTARPTDLSRRGVLRLGAVAALALPLAACSGGYDESPDPLAPLLSAADADAAAARALGGDVAGQVADARAAQAAALKPEVDRLNRPKPTTAPPAAPADLGAFKERLATARKQAEDLVPTLPAYRAGLVAGVAAGCASLQRLASTLGPGEDAQAVVAPAGTAASDAVDPLQKALASEHAALWVYGLVTAFLPGEFGDALKAGRAEHTARRDVVTQMIEAAGGTPVAPEAAYVPPKPVNDTASAAALVASAEEDSAAAWLGVVTHTDDAGLRKMALQALIAAARRGTPWRQEADEKPTALAMPGQPA, via the coding sequence GTGACCGCAAGACCGACCGACCTTTCCCGGCGCGGCGTTCTGCGCCTGGGCGCCGTCGCCGCTTTGGCCCTCCCGCTGGCGGCCTGTTCCGGGGGATACGACGAGAGCCCCGACCCGCTCGCCCCGCTGCTGTCCGCCGCCGACGCGGACGCCGCCGCGGCCAGAGCCCTCGGTGGCGACGTCGCCGGGCAGGTCGCCGACGCGCGCGCCGCCCAGGCTGCCGCCCTGAAACCCGAGGTGGACCGGCTGAACCGGCCCAAGCCGACGACGGCGCCCCCGGCCGCGCCCGCCGACCTGGGCGCGTTCAAGGAGCGCCTGGCGACGGCCCGCAAGCAGGCCGAGGACCTCGTGCCCACGCTCCCGGCCTACCGCGCCGGCCTGGTCGCCGGCGTCGCGGCGGGCTGCGCGAGCCTGCAGCGCCTCGCCTCGACGCTCGGGCCCGGCGAAGACGCCCAGGCCGTGGTCGCGCCCGCCGGCACTGCCGCGTCCGACGCCGTCGACCCCCTGCAGAAGGCGCTGGCCTCGGAGCACGCCGCGCTGTGGGTGTACGGGCTGGTCACGGCCTTCCTGCCGGGCGAGTTCGGCGACGCCCTGAAGGCCGGGCGCGCCGAGCACACCGCGCGCCGCGACGTCGTCACCCAGATGATCGAGGCCGCGGGCGGCACGCCGGTGGCCCCGGAAGCGGCGTACGTGCCGCCGAAGCCGGTCAACGACACCGCCTCGGCCGCCGCCCTGGTGGCGAGCGCCGAGGAGGACTCGGCGGCCGCGTGGCTCGGCGTCGTGACCCACACGGACGACGCGGGGCTGCGGAAGATGGCTTTGCAGGCGTTGATCGCGGCGGCCCGGCGGGGCACGCCGTGGCGCCAGGAGGCCGACGAGAAGCCGACGGCGCTGGCGATGCCGGGGCAGCCGGCTTGA
- a CDS encoding isocitrate lyase/phosphoenolpyruvate mutase family protein codes for MTSFAALHVPGKPLLLPNVWEFGFAAALAAAGHPAVGTTSLGVSAAAGLADGAPASRAATVALTRVLAPLDVLVSVDIADGFSADPAEVADLVAELAEAGAVGVNLEDGRADGTLAPVEVQSALIAAVRSASPVFLNARTDTHWLGSGPVSAAIERARAYRDAGADGVFVPGLADPGEVAEVVAAVDVPLNVLFLPGRVTPAGLAELGVARVSLGSTPYRVALAAALAAVDAARDGTSLPLPPPSYAEVAGLLPPAL; via the coding sequence ATGACTTCGTTCGCCGCTCTGCACGTGCCCGGGAAACCGTTGCTGCTGCCCAATGTGTGGGAGTTCGGCTTCGCGGCCGCGCTCGCCGCGGCGGGGCACCCGGCGGTCGGCACGACGAGCCTCGGCGTGTCGGCCGCTGCGGGCCTGGCCGACGGGGCCCCGGCGTCCCGCGCGGCGACGGTGGCGCTGACCCGGGTGCTGGCGCCGCTGGACGTGCTGGTGAGCGTCGACATCGCCGACGGCTTCAGCGCGGACCCGGCCGAGGTCGCCGACCTGGTCGCGGAACTCGCCGAAGCAGGCGCCGTGGGCGTGAACCTCGAAGACGGCCGCGCCGACGGCACCCTCGCGCCGGTGGAGGTGCAGAGCGCTTTGATCGCGGCCGTCCGTTCGGCTTCGCCCGTTTTCCTGAACGCGCGCACGGACACCCACTGGCTCGGCTCCGGCCCGGTCTCCGCCGCGATCGAACGGGCCCGCGCCTACCGCGACGCGGGCGCCGACGGGGTGTTCGTCCCGGGCCTCGCCGACCCGGGCGAGGTCGCGGAGGTGGTGGCGGCGGTGGACGTGCCGCTCAACGTCCTGTTCCTGCCGGGCCGCGTCACGCCGGCCGGCCTCGCCGAGCTGGGGGTGGCGAGGGTGAGCCTGGGCTCGACGCCGTACCGCGTCGCGCTGGCCGCCGCCCTGGCGGCCGTGGACGCTGCCCGCGACGGGACTTCGCTGCCACTGCCTCCGCCGTCTTACGCCGAGGTGGCCGGGCTGTTGCCGCCGGCCCTGTAG
- a CDS encoding GPP34 family phosphoprotein — protein MTPSLAAQAYLLACDPDQGRVRRRSHAALLVRASAVTDLLLRGHLTVTGGRVSATGDGPTGDLLLDDLLTDLADAGPTRWRRLLRRDSADTLHSLELQLAAAGLLRSHVTPVLRRKVFRLDDRLRADEVRATVDRALRVPLSEVDTRAAALTALAAAAQVGFTRRSSRRHAARLAELDEAVGPAVPALRGLLRTRRAATMAGGS, from the coding sequence ATGACCCCCTCGCTGGCCGCCCAGGCCTACCTGCTCGCGTGCGACCCGGACCAGGGCCGCGTCCGCAGACGCAGCCACGCCGCGCTGCTCGTGCGCGCTTCCGCCGTCACCGACCTCCTGCTGCGCGGCCACCTGACGGTCACCGGCGGCCGCGTCTCGGCGACCGGCGACGGCCCCACCGGCGACCTGCTGCTCGACGACCTGCTCACCGACCTCGCCGACGCGGGCCCGACCCGCTGGCGACGCCTGCTGCGCCGCGACTCGGCCGACACCCTCCACTCCCTGGAGCTGCAGCTGGCCGCCGCGGGACTCCTGCGGTCGCACGTCACGCCGGTGCTGCGCCGGAAGGTTTTCCGCCTGGACGATCGGTTGCGGGCCGATGAGGTCCGCGCCACTGTGGACCGAGCGCTGCGCGTGCCCTTGTCCGAAGTGGACACCCGCGCCGCCGCGCTGACCGCCCTCGCCGCGGCGGCCCAGGTGGGGTTCACCCGCCGCTCGTCCCGCCGCCACGCCGCGCGCCTCGCGGAGCTGGACGAGGCCGTGGGCCCGGCGGTGCCGGCGCTGCGCGGACTGCTGCGCACTCGCCGGGCGGCGACCATGGCGGGTGGGAGCTGA
- a CDS encoding glycosyltransferase family 39 protein → MTSLMTSRETSTGEIAPFARLPVLTVAALAAALLVLTSVRYAHGFDELYFLVAGRDHPAWGYFDQPPLVPLLAGTLDRLFPGSLLAFRLPMALAVGAGVVVTALIARELGGRRPAQLMAGGLSATSNLVVLSHWVSTYALDPFLWTVVVFLLVRWTRTRRDGLLVWAGAVTAVSLEVKFLIPALWAAVLVSAAVLGPRRLLSRPKLWLGALIAVVATIPALVWQATHDWPYAHMADVVAAEFPGYFAFARDGLLGAGMGVGVPALLYGVWRLFRSPELRPYRYLALALLLVTVAVVLTHGRSYYLMSLYALPFAAAATELSRRDLVRWWRIPVGIAFGLSAAVTVAALPVWPASVTATSFGPFSLGTVFAGGETAQKQVADVVGQTYSSLPPGVKAQTAVYAEIYPFAAAVEYYGPRYGITEVYSGHRGYWYFDRPPDQARDVLFTGFDPTLLKPYFASVTEVVPGLIWLYTGRTQSWDQIWPLVKRQ, encoded by the coding sequence ATGACGAGCCTCATGACGAGCCGCGAGACCAGCACGGGGGAGATCGCCCCGTTCGCCCGGCTGCCGGTGCTCACCGTGGCCGCGCTGGCGGCGGCGCTGCTCGTGCTCACGAGCGTCCGCTACGCGCACGGGTTCGACGAGCTCTATTTCCTGGTGGCTGGTCGAGATCATCCGGCCTGGGGGTATTTCGACCAGCCACCGCTCGTCCCGCTGCTCGCGGGCACGCTCGACCGCCTGTTCCCCGGTTCGCTGCTCGCGTTCCGGCTGCCGATGGCGCTCGCGGTCGGCGCCGGCGTGGTGGTCACCGCGCTGATCGCCCGCGAACTGGGTGGCCGCCGCCCGGCGCAGCTGATGGCGGGCGGGCTGTCCGCGACGTCCAACCTGGTCGTCCTCAGCCACTGGGTCTCCACCTACGCGCTGGATCCGTTCCTGTGGACGGTCGTCGTTTTCCTGCTGGTCCGCTGGACCCGCACGCGCCGCGACGGCCTGCTGGTGTGGGCGGGCGCGGTCACGGCGGTGTCGCTGGAGGTCAAGTTCCTCATCCCCGCGCTGTGGGCCGCCGTGCTGGTGTCCGCGGCCGTCCTCGGTCCACGCCGCCTGCTGAGCCGCCCGAAGCTGTGGCTGGGCGCGCTGATCGCGGTGGTCGCCACGATCCCCGCGCTCGTCTGGCAGGCCACGCACGACTGGCCGTACGCGCACATGGCCGACGTCGTCGCCGCCGAGTTCCCCGGCTACTTCGCCTTCGCGCGCGACGGGCTGCTCGGCGCGGGCATGGGCGTCGGCGTGCCGGCCCTGCTCTACGGGGTGTGGCGCCTGTTCCGCTCGCCCGAGCTGCGGCCGTACCGCTACCTTGCCTTGGCGTTGCTGCTGGTAACCGTCGCGGTGGTGCTGACCCACGGCCGTTCGTACTACCTGATGAGCCTCTACGCGTTGCCGTTCGCGGCCGCGGCCACGGAGCTGAGCCGGCGCGACCTGGTGCGCTGGTGGCGGATCCCGGTGGGGATCGCGTTCGGGCTGTCGGCCGCCGTCACCGTGGCCGCGCTGCCGGTGTGGCCGGCGTCGGTCACGGCGACGTCGTTCGGGCCGTTTTCGCTCGGCACGGTGTTCGCGGGCGGCGAGACGGCGCAGAAGCAGGTCGCCGACGTCGTGGGGCAGACGTACTCGTCGCTGCCACCCGGGGTGAAGGCGCAGACGGCGGTGTACGCGGAGATCTACCCGTTCGCCGCGGCCGTCGAGTACTACGGCCCGCGATACGGGATCACCGAAGTCTACAGTGGACACCGCGGATACTGGTACTTCGACCGGCCACCGGACCAGGCGCGGGACGTGCTTTTCACCGGCTTCGACCCGACGCTGCTGAAGCCCTACTTCGCGTCGGTGACCGAGGTCGTACCAGGACTTATTTGGCTCTACACCGGAAGGACGCAGTCGTGGGACCAGATCTGGCCGTTGGTGAAACGGCAATGA
- a CDS encoding sensor histidine kinase yields the protein MSEVRRGTWPRPAEMGWLLTAALLFAGLDFALHWAGPTSGAFGPYAGLALRLACDLSLLAVFRFPDAVAGVLVVASLAMLASDLFWPGLLVPADQPSLMTVPTVTPVVLSQLPRVMDRRQLLWIGGVLAVLATRPWDPAWNTTPFGLLSTALPVAVALYFEARRQLLRSLRDRAERAEREQHLLAERARAEERRRLAGEMHDVVTHRLSLMVLHAGALGVVSTDPAVRSAAEDIRREGAHALDDLRDLVGVLRDGSSIEPPAASPAPVASPAPVASPADLVAESMAVGVATELSMSGDPDQVSPTVARTAYRVVQEALTNVRKHAPGSAAAVSLRYHSGGLDVFVTNTRGCLPPDPTLAGSGSGAGLSGLRQRVELVGGQLESGPEPGGGFRVGAILPAYVPTTEGAPR from the coding sequence GTGAGCGAAGTGCGGCGTGGAACCTGGCCCCGCCCGGCCGAAATGGGCTGGCTGCTGACCGCGGCGCTCCTGTTCGCCGGGCTCGACTTCGCGCTGCACTGGGCCGGGCCGACGAGCGGGGCCTTCGGGCCGTACGCCGGGCTGGCGCTGCGCCTCGCGTGCGACCTTTCGCTGCTCGCGGTGTTCCGCTTCCCCGACGCGGTGGCCGGGGTGCTCGTGGTGGCGTCGCTGGCGATGCTGGCGTCGGATCTGTTCTGGCCCGGGCTGCTGGTGCCCGCCGACCAGCCGAGCCTGATGACCGTGCCGACCGTGACGCCGGTGGTGCTGAGCCAGCTCCCGCGCGTGATGGACCGGCGGCAGTTGCTGTGGATCGGCGGTGTGCTGGCGGTGCTGGCGACGCGGCCGTGGGACCCCGCGTGGAACACGACGCCGTTCGGGCTGCTGAGCACCGCGTTGCCCGTGGCGGTGGCGCTGTACTTCGAGGCGCGCCGGCAGCTGCTGCGTTCGCTGCGGGACCGGGCCGAGCGCGCCGAACGCGAGCAGCACCTGCTCGCTGAGCGAGCCCGCGCCGAGGAACGGCGGCGGCTCGCGGGCGAGATGCACGACGTGGTGACCCACCGGTTGAGCCTGATGGTGCTGCACGCGGGCGCGCTCGGCGTGGTGTCGACGGACCCGGCCGTGCGCTCCGCGGCCGAGGACATCCGCCGCGAGGGCGCGCACGCGCTCGACGACCTGCGTGATCTGGTGGGCGTGCTGCGCGACGGTTCGAGCATCGAGCCCCCAGCCGCTTCGCCGGCCCCGGTCGCTTCACCGGCCCCGGTCGCTTCGCCGGCGGACCTGGTGGCCGAGTCGATGGCCGTCGGCGTGGCCACGGAGCTTTCGATGAGCGGGGACCCGGACCAGGTGTCGCCGACGGTGGCGCGCACCGCGTACCGCGTGGTGCAGGAGGCGCTGACGAACGTCCGCAAGCACGCGCCGGGTTCGGCGGCCGCCGTGTCGCTGCGGTACCACTCGGGTGGTCTCGACGTGTTCGTCACCAACACCCGCGGGTGCCTGCCGCCCGACCCGACGCTCGCCGGCAGCGGCTCGGGCGCAGGGCTGAGCGGGCTGCGGCAACGCGTCGAGCTCGTCGGCGGGCAGCTCGAGTCCGGCCCCGAGCCCGGCGGCGGATTCCGCGTCGGTGCGATACTTCCCGCCTACGTCCCGACGACGGAAGGTGCTCCCCGGTGA
- a CDS encoding response regulator transcription factor — MITVVVADDEPMVCAHLRTILGSAEDLTVVASASDGAEAVEAVVRHRPDVVLMDLRMPGVDGLTAIARIVQLPNPPAVVALTTFDADTYVIRALRAGAAGFLVKSTPPEDLIGLVRVAADGHTVLSPSAARRLVALSADGHARTDSALCRAGALTDRERDVLTCLGEGLSNADIAARLHLAEATVKSYVSRMLVKLECANRTQAGLLAHEAGLVSR; from the coding sequence GTGATCACGGTGGTTGTGGCCGACGACGAGCCGATGGTCTGCGCGCACCTGCGCACGATCCTGGGCTCGGCCGAGGACCTCACCGTGGTCGCCTCGGCTTCCGACGGCGCCGAAGCGGTCGAGGCCGTCGTCCGGCATCGCCCCGACGTCGTGCTCATGGACCTGCGCATGCCGGGCGTTGACGGTCTCACGGCCATCGCCCGCATCGTGCAGTTGCCGAACCCACCCGCGGTTGTCGCCCTGACCACCTTCGACGCCGACACCTACGTCATCCGAGCGCTGCGCGCGGGCGCCGCGGGCTTCCTCGTGAAATCCACGCCGCCCGAAGACCTCATCGGCCTCGTCCGCGTCGCCGCCGACGGCCACACCGTCCTGTCCCCCTCCGCGGCCCGCCGCCTCGTCGCGCTGTCAGCCGACGGCCACGCCCGCACCGACTCGGCCCTCTGCCGCGCCGGCGCCCTCACCGACCGCGAACGCGACGTCCTCACCTGCCTCGGCGAGGGACTGTCCAATGCGGACATCGCCGCCCGCCTCCACCTCGCGGAGGCCACGGTGAAGAGTTATGTGTCGCGGATGCTGGTGAAGCTGGAGTGCGCGAACCGGACGCAGGCGGGGTTGCTGGCGCATGAGGCCGGGTTGGTGAGCCGCTGA
- a CDS encoding LytTR family DNA-binding domain-containing protein — MGRWGKPDLPEGPLRDLNEELHRLHSRAGHPSTYRISTWLSDRADQAEFAGEWPRLSRTSVHQVLKSPALPPWRLTMVVVEAFVSIGRLRDGVALIDRVEKLWNKAHAEDARRDDPATDSQERDPRSLVVLAVDDEPHGLDELVHGLRANPCVGEVLCAADAADALRLLARTNSPSPGQQAGSRPRVDAVFADIAMPGLSGIEMSRMIAAVNLVPSVVFVTAYADKAVDAFELGEVDYLLKPYRQSRLDDAIARVLGRQRARQEDR, encoded by the coding sequence ATGGGCAGATGGGGCAAGCCGGATCTTCCTGAGGGGCCGCTGCGTGACCTGAACGAGGAACTGCACCGCCTGCACTCCCGGGCGGGGCACCCCAGCACCTACCGGATCTCGACCTGGCTGAGTGACCGGGCCGATCAGGCCGAGTTCGCGGGTGAGTGGCCCAGGCTTTCGCGCACCTCCGTCCACCAGGTGCTCAAGTCACCGGCACTGCCTCCGTGGAGGCTGACGATGGTCGTCGTCGAAGCGTTCGTCTCGATCGGGCGCCTTCGCGACGGCGTGGCGTTGATCGACCGGGTGGAAAAGCTCTGGAACAAGGCTCACGCCGAGGACGCTCGTCGGGACGACCCCGCCACCGACTCTCAGGAACGCGACCCCCGGAGCTTGGTCGTCCTGGCGGTCGACGACGAGCCGCACGGCCTTGACGAGCTCGTGCACGGTCTGCGGGCCAACCCGTGTGTCGGTGAGGTTCTGTGTGCGGCCGATGCCGCCGATGCGTTGCGGCTGCTGGCTAGGACCAACTCGCCCAGCCCCGGGCAGCAAGCCGGCAGCCGGCCGCGGGTCGACGCGGTGTTCGCCGACATCGCGATGCCCGGGCTGTCCGGGATCGAGATGTCGCGCATGATCGCGGCCGTCAACCTGGTCCCGTCCGTGGTGTTCGTCACCGCGTACGCCGACAAAGCGGTTGATGCCTTCGAACTCGGCGAAGTGGACTACCTGTTGAAGCCGTACCGGCAGAGCCGGCTCGACGACGCGATCGCGCGGGTCCTGGGGAGACAGAGGGCGCGCCAGGAAGACCGCTGA
- a CDS encoding helix-turn-helix domain-containing protein, producing MLGNPYDRDCPTRQLLDRIGDQWTVLIVGSLRDGPLRFTQIGKRVEGISQKVLTQTLRSLVRDGVLTRTAYPVIPPRVEYELTSLGRDLSEPLDMLDRWARHHMTQVTAAREAFDAEHTPASA from the coding sequence GTGCTGGGAAACCCTTACGACCGCGACTGCCCGACCCGCCAGCTCCTCGACCGCATCGGCGACCAGTGGACTGTCCTCATCGTCGGCTCCCTCCGCGACGGCCCGCTGCGCTTCACCCAGATCGGCAAACGCGTCGAGGGCATCTCCCAGAAAGTCCTGACGCAAACCCTCCGCAGCCTCGTCCGCGACGGCGTCCTCACGCGCACGGCGTACCCCGTCATCCCACCCCGCGTGGAATACGAACTCACTTCGCTGGGCCGCGACCTGTCCGAGCCCCTCGACATGCTCGACCGCTGGGCCCGCCACCACATGACCCAGGTGACCGCCGCCCGCGAGGCGTTCGACGCGGAACACACTCCGGCTTCGGCTTGA
- a CDS encoding SRPBCC family protein: MQRISVRARTSADPATVYALLRDGESWPRWSPLGSFELARAGSSEREGLGALRVFRTGRTRSCEEVIELVPNRRFGYALRSGLPLRDYRAYVDLTPVDGGTEIHWHSSFTGKVPGTGWFYRLVLGRFIGRVVAGLVAEKSRVAQ, encoded by the coding sequence ATGCAACGAATCTCGGTCCGGGCCCGCACGTCCGCCGACCCGGCGACGGTCTACGCGCTGCTGCGCGACGGCGAGAGCTGGCCGCGCTGGTCGCCGCTGGGCTCGTTCGAACTGGCCCGCGCGGGTTCGTCGGAACGCGAGGGGCTGGGCGCGCTGCGCGTGTTCCGCACCGGCCGCACGCGCTCGTGCGAGGAGGTGATCGAACTGGTCCCCAACCGCCGGTTCGGCTACGCCCTGCGCAGCGGCCTGCCCCTTCGCGACTACCGCGCCTACGTCGACCTCACGCCGGTCGACGGCGGCACGGAGATCCACTGGCACTCGTCGTTCACGGGCAAAGTGCCGGGGACGGGGTGGTTCTACCGGCTGGTGCTGGGGCGGTTCATCGGCCGCGTGGTGGCGGGTTTGGTGGCGGAGAAGTCTCGGGTTGCTCAGTAG
- a CDS encoding TetR/AcrR family transcriptional regulator, which translates to MAEARAKLLDAAVEHIARNGADQSLRTLATALGTSHRMLIYHFGSKEGLLTEVAREVERRQRAVLADLDPSLPPDELARVFWRRLTDEALRHNEKLFFQLYGQALGGAPGTAEFLDGVIDGWLAPVEALLERLGVPEQHRAAQARLGLAVARGLLLDLVTTGDREAVDAAMERFLTLQDAGFLQT; encoded by the coding sequence ATGGCGGAGGCAAGGGCAAAGCTCCTCGACGCGGCCGTCGAGCACATCGCGCGGAACGGGGCGGACCAGAGCCTCCGCACGCTCGCGACGGCGCTCGGCACGAGCCACCGAATGCTCATCTACCACTTCGGCTCGAAGGAAGGCCTGCTCACAGAGGTCGCGCGCGAGGTGGAACGCCGGCAGCGCGCCGTGCTCGCCGACCTCGACCCGAGCCTGCCGCCGGACGAGCTGGCGCGCGTGTTCTGGCGCCGGCTCACCGACGAAGCGCTGCGCCACAATGAAAAGCTCTTCTTCCAGCTCTACGGTCAAGCCCTCGGCGGCGCGCCCGGCACGGCGGAGTTCCTCGACGGCGTGATCGACGGCTGGCTCGCGCCCGTCGAAGCGCTGCTCGAACGGCTCGGCGTGCCCGAGCAGCACCGCGCGGCGCAGGCCCGGCTCGGCCTCGCCGTGGCGCGCGGGCTGCTGCTCGACCTCGTCACCACGGGTGACCGTGAAGCCGTCGACGCGGCGATGGAACGCTTCCTGACCCTGCAGGACGCCGGTTTCTTGCAGACCTGA